One part of the Humulus lupulus chromosome 9, drHumLupu1.1, whole genome shotgun sequence genome encodes these proteins:
- the LOC133800433 gene encoding uncharacterized protein LOC133800433, with translation MGFSFFLRFLNDKLRFCAIYTKVRDSTVFVAVLYDGVWVIEGFNWVFNSPTSKTLMFDIDTTLEKLREVLYEELDVDPLVYELKLEVCYMYMKGTKFPPEVLVKDSQLRVFFSMKAKMSVDNLLPLFVTKVKKNVNLEPTPPSVTPRSVVGTFVLETDQGVGLNEQLPNNIDDHRADIAFDHLDEFDGPYYNDDPVVDLDEDDDVELEVDGAVQVPPLRLELTPSNQAEQQRRPPRSENHQTPGTSSSRPGPSISTPASEFEVCTKFKPLMWTREDIEENHVYTTSLSGTPSGEIHLGKLYTNKEEFKNVVGRYALKKNFEWMVRKSGTDVLYVTCKDQNCKWRLRGRKKARCDMFEVTVFHNEHTCNLESRNSDHRQVAPWVIGHIIKEKYTSDGTKYMAKDIQRDMFKDYGIKISYEKAWRCREKALTYVRGTPAESYTKLYGYLYMLEQKNPGTITDIVREDDRFKYCFWSLDACRRGFKFCRPVISIDGTFLKTKYGGTMLLAVAYDANNQLFPMAFAIVDSENHDSWKYFLQKLREAIGEVENLVFVLDRHQSIEHAVEVVFPEACHCYCFKHITMNVTFKFKTDVCNTQIWLAAYAWSKTECDRHFEVLKRMDPPIATYVEQIGLEKWARPYCPSDRYNIMTSNAAESFNNVTEELRKYPITTLVEFTRFTLQNWFADRLENASKCTTPLATTFEKDLNAQHEDGRFRTVYHNGAQLFNVGTGPEGQRGGDVDLVERTCTCGMFQLLKIPCPHACAAAISQNASLYALSSPYYTKDTWKKTYDATINVVGEEDDWALPEHIKNMRVWVPVDKKPVGRPRKSSVGRRPTKRRPSNGQVVVVPRHCTNCGGSRHNRATCKARV, from the exons ATGG GTTTCtcgttttttttgcgatttttgaaCGATAAATTGCGATTTTGTGCGATTTATACCAAAGTCAGAG ATTCAACTGTATTTGTGGCTGTATTGTATGATGGTGTTTGGGTTATCGAGGGTTTCAACTGGGTATTCAATTCCCCAACAAGTAAGACGTTGATGTTTGACATTGACACTACTCTGGAAAAGTTGCGTGAAGTTTTGTATGAAGAGTTGGATGTGGATCCTTTGGTGTATGAACTGAAATTAGAAGTCTGTTACATGTACATGAAAGGCACCAAGTTTCCGCCGGAGGTTTTAGTGAAAGATAGTCAACTACGAGTGTTTTTTAGCATGAAGGCAAAGATGAGTGTGGACAACTTGCTGCCACTATTTGTGACTAAGGTGAAGAAGAATGTGAATTTGGAGCCTACTCCCCCATCTGTAACCCCTCGAAGTGTGGTAGGGACCTTTGTCCTAGAAACTGATCAGGGGGTTGGTTTGAATGAGCAACTACCTAATAATATAGATGACCACAGAGCCGATATCGCATTTGATCATTTAGATGAGTTCGATGGCCCCTATTACAACGATGATCCTGTGGTAGATttggatgaggatgatgatgtgGAGCTGGAAGTTGATGGAGCTGTACAGGTACCTCCCTTGAGGTTGGAACTAACTCCAAGCAACCAAGCAGAGCAACAAAGAAGACCCCCCCGTAGTGAGAATCACCAAACACCAGGAACTAGTAGCAGTCGGCCAGGTCCTTCCATTAGTACTCCTGCTTCTGAATTTGAAGTTTGTACCAAATTCAAACCTCTTATGTGGACTAGGGAAGACATAGAGGAAAATCATGTCTATACGACATCTCTTAGTGGTACGCCTTCAGGGGAGATACATCTTGGCAAGTTGTACACAAACAAGGAAGAGTTTAAGAATGTAGTGGGAAGGTATGCACTGAAAAAGAATTTTGAGTGGATGGTGAGGAAGTCTGGCACTGATGTGTTGTACGTTACTTGCAAGGATCAAAATTGTAAATGGAGATTAAGGGGGAGGAAGAAGGCACGTTGTGACATGTTCGAGGTTACTGTGTTCCACAACGAACACACATGTAACTTGGAATCTAGAAATTCTGATCACCGTCAAGTAGCACCGTGGGTTATTGGCCACATTATTAAGGAAAAGTACACATCAGATGGAACTAAGTACATGGCAAAAGACATACAGAGGGATATGTTTAAGGATTATGGCATCAAGATTagttatgagaaggcttggaggtgcagagagaaggcacttacgTATGTGAGGGGTACGCCAGCAGAATCTTATACAAAGTTATATGGTTACTTGTACATGCTGGAACAGAAGAATCCAGGTACTATTACTGACATTGTGAGAGAGGACGACCGATTCAAGTACTGTTTTTGGTCACTGGATGCTTGTAGGAGGGGATTTAAGTTTTGTCGTCCTGTGATTAGTATTGACGGAACATTCTTGAAGACAAAGTATGGGGGCACAATGTTACTTGCTGTTGCGTACGATGCAAACAACCAATTGTTTCCGATGGCCTTTGCAATTGTCGACAGCgagaaccacgactcttggaAGTATTTCTTGCAGAAGTTAAGGGAAGCCATTGGGGAGGTTGAAAACCTTGTGTTCGTATTGGATAGGCATCAGAGCATTGAACATGCTGTCGAGGTCGTTTTCCCCGAAGCATGCCATTGTTATTGCTTTAAACATATTACTATGAATGTCACGTTCAAGTTCAAGACTGATGTATGTAACACGCAAATATGGCTGGCAGCCTACGCATGGTCGAAGACTGAATGTGATAGACATTTTGAGGTGCTCAAACGGATGGATCCTCCCATTGCTACATACGTCGAGCAAATAGGGCTTGAAAAGTGGGCTCGTCCTTATTGTCCAAGCGATCGGTACAACATAATGACAAGCAACGCcgctgaaagcttcaacaacgTGACAGAAGAATTAAGGAAATATCCAATAACTACTTTGGTTGAATTCACTAGGTTCACACTGCAAAATTGGTTTGCTGATCGTCTCGAAAATGCAAGTAAGTGCACTACCCCTTTGGCAACTACTTTTGAGAAGGATTTAAATGCACAACATGAAGATGGTAGGTTCAGGACTGTCTATCATAATGGTGCACAATTATTTAACGTTGGTACGGGTCCTGAAGGTCAGAGAGGTGGTGATGTGGACTTAGTCGAAAGAACATGCACATGCGGAATGTTCCAATTGCTAAAAATCCCTTGTCCTCATGCATGTGCCGCAGCAATTAGTCAGAATGCTAGCCTGTACGCACTTAGCTCCCCGTACTACACAAAAGACACGTGGAAGAAGACCTACGATGCAACAATTAATGTTGTCGGCGAGGAGGATGATTGGGCACTACCGGAACACATCAAGAACATGAGAGTCTGGGTACCAGTGGATAAAAAACCGGTGGGTCGGCCTAGGAAGAGCAGTGTGGGTAGAAGACCGACGAAGCGTCGCCCGTCTAATGGTCAAGTGGTTGTGGTACCTCGCCATTGTACTAACTGTGGTGGTTCGAGGCACAACAGAGCTACATGCAAAGCTCGAGTTTGA